The Pyrenophora tritici-repentis strain M4 chromosome 10, whole genome shotgun sequence genome contains a region encoding:
- a CDS encoding Med13-C multi-domain protein: MEFLKTCNTNAQSIGDFEAIAYQAFSIARTSTTPTLSRIRDWGSAEDIRAAEAELRKQLQLVAQDASRPWLWLFKPTTVDKAGQNNADLPDIDGYHLQREHAGCIKAIDLVRPPVRTGTPNTSTSSKPSSSSAAASHSGQGGSARPTQANSQPQTSADPPQSPDCFTIYELFTSSVIALISFHIVKDCNVVALNYRTFVSRASKRLENDQAEIKSPDVHRLTSITVHWTSSGTLLVSTFTDPKTVIRCLGHVSTPAEESQLAGRCIRVAPNGMLATISSFEDPIESVVDEIGVRHRKRTRLTSLEQNIEKWKSSVERWLGWKGYALPDLDKRTSWVRIRTAPSSLPASSPAAPSPDRDILWPRALCFFHVSQDHEITAAESSTSAGNHNMLRWFETPESAGFKDPLDAAQEWFLGKQDRDKLLEAQRKAKKAEEDAARRKEEQHNLYPSSPLNARAGAYGDLPAVSGVYPTPPDGVAPGAGISQSDTPSVSGTVSNVILAPGGSTPAINLSAPADTKMEDQQLPLTSPVIPPAPDNHNTSSGNDDLFEDMDEDGFGGDRINDTDFDFFDGPDNHDVDMLDAPALPDHNTAHTDAPHEPHHVTEPQVQDDMSDPFAALENALATASEPVVSEETDVKGKEPATAQASSFDVPETSEKKAVMPSSLVKVTFSKEPTPPLSPSAVFKALQPSPPYKSGSRTQQKRPSTSQHNTQFDPVAFSRKMSMSDAKYQDGRFSAHGHTEPAIKKTTPSPGPGTAPVQAKSLRDFPLLTKLRLAVGMASANKIPEIACLARAASEDLESSSDTSDASGEDSEEEEEIERTPVAILNSLVMPAKRKLQSEGNATPLSVTSFAESMGGDWQDLYALQLDEANLSTFEPSLFDWSLVNFPSPAERVATGARYSFPALLPSPSQMPDTPTSQPDLNYEVPEEKPLNGKDIISITQIVTDQIVSATLDVLGEDPLTENISEDSAAIEMHWQTAIKDVFPTAEDCDLPKLVGIHEVFQDYAALAKAQQRPPARKTDGPAITSSHMYQINPPHLRVRRADTHWDLLPPAVAFWEPLGLSPISSPKNIVSFCVYPHSDALRPCLENFLLNLQLAYDSCKLGSHSRVETVMEFEGGLVPVRATTASSPRETFKLLKDACIQLGRLLALQYAKIREQQDSNIDAFVIYMIDPFGGPSALWELCSAFWSLFQAYGQGPPGRPEQPQKPDLVLQVIPIKYIASFDAPVILDPSTYFNLAREVYDRCPPSAPSGDKTSLSIYSAPAFHLEETLPRNIPFKLVAEPAQDLLRENTYMHLGYAISLDGTWVTAAWTDSCGKSQAVVSYHLGTRMFREIAKEIWQNTIEILQSRRVNWRVCIAKAGVLEREELESWVFLISCPTQINVFQTHQSQHHKPASPLQIPARVSHQPQHRLRTPPPQIQPQTPEARLVDITDETWGIVLAHRLHNSYSTTQFSPALISGLLVKRGETLQTRNNILHPIPDPETGPIVVAVNFLWIGASQHNRSSKPVPLQHINTAKPQSRPWTTGSWSEEYNKSHVDAYTADAHDG, from the exons ATGGAATTTCTCAAAACGTGCAATACGAACGCGCAGTCTATA GGCGACTTTGAAGCTATCGCATATCAAGCCTTCTCCATCGCCCGGACCTCGACTACCCCGACCTTATCGCGAATCAGGGACTGGGGCTCTGCAGAGGACATACGCGCCGCCGAGGCTGAATTGCGCAAACAACTTCAGCTGGTCGCGCAGGATGCCTCTCGCCCGTGGTTGTGGCTGTTCAAGCCAACTACTGTCGATAAGGCCGGTCAGAACAATGCCGACCTCCCAGATATCGACGGCTATCACCTGCAGC GCGAACACGCGGGATGCATCAAGGCCATCGATCTAGTTCGCCCTCCCGTGCGCACAGGTACCCCCAACACATCAACCTCCTCCAaaccttcttcttcgtcggCTGCAGCATCACACAGTGGGCAGGGTGGCAGCGCGAGACCCACACAGGCGAATAGTCAGCCACAAACATCGGCTGATCCGCCTCAGTCACCTGATTGCTTCACCATCTATGAGCTGTTCACCTCGTCTGTCATTGCATTGATCTCATTTCACATCGTCAAAGACTGCAACGTAGTTGCCTTGAATTACCGCACCTTTGTGTCCAGGGCCTCCAAGCGACTTGAAAATGACCAAGCTGAGATTAAATCCCCCGATGTGCATCGCCTTACTAGCATAACCGTACACTGGACTAGCTCAGGAACACTTTTGGTCTCCACCTTTACTGACCCCAAGACTGTCATCCGTTGTCTGGGTCATGTCTCGACTCCCGCTGAAGAGAGCCAATTGGCTGGCAGATGCATACGTGTCGCTCCCAACGGCATGCTCGCTACCATCTCGAGCTTTGAAGACCCTATAGAATCTGTCGTAGACGAAATCGGCGTCCGCCATAGAAAGCGCACTAGACTTACATCTCTCGAGCAGAACATCGAAAAATGGAAGTCGAGCGTTGAGCGTTGGCTGGGTTGGAAAGGCTATGCTTTGCCTGACCTGGACAAGAGAACCTCATGGGTCAGAATACGCACAGCTCCCTCAAGTCTCCCTGCCTCAAGCCCAGCTGCACCAAGCCCGGATCGAGACATTCTTTGGCCGCGAGCACTATGTTTCTTCCACGTTTCACAAGACCACGAAATCACTGCTGCAGAGTCCAGCACATCAGCAGGAAATCATAACATGCTGAGATGGTTTGAGACGCCAGAATCCGCAGGCTTCAAAGATCCACTAGATGCTGCACAAGAGTGGTTCCTGGGCAAGCAAGACCGTGATAAGCTTCTCGAAGCACAGCGAAAAGCTAAGAAAGCCGAGGAGGATGCGGCGCGTCGCAAGGAGGAACAGCATAATCTGTATCCCTCTTCGCCACTAAATGCTCGTGCTGGTGCCTATGGCGACCTACCAGCAGTGAGTGGCGTTTATCCAACACCCCCTGACGGAGTTGCTCCAGGTGCTGGCATTTCTCAAAGCGATACACCAAGTGTATCTGGTACAGTGTCTAATGTTATACTCGCCCCTGGAGGAAGCACTCCGGCAATCAATCTGTCTGCTCCAGCGGACACCAAAATGGAAGACCAACAACTGCCCCTGACATCTCCAGTCATCCCTCCAGCTCCGGACAATCACAACACATCAAGTGGAAACGACGATCTCTTCGAGGACATGGACGAAGACGGCTTTGGAGGTGACCGGATAAACGACACAGACTTTGACTTTTTTGACGGGCCAGATAACCATGACGTTGATATGCTGGACGCACCCGCACTACCTGACCACAACACAGCGCACACTGACGCACCACACGAACCTCACCACGTTACCGAACCTCAGGTCCAGGATGACATGTCCGATCCCTTTGCCGCTTTGGAGAACGCGCTGGCTACAGCTTCAGAGCCTGTAGTAAGCGAGGAAACTGATGTCAAAGGTAAAGAGCCTGCGACAGCCCAAGCATCCTCGTTTGACGTGCCCGAGACATCTGAGAAGAAAGCTGTTATGCCATCTTCCCTTGTCAAGGTAACATTTTCCAAAGAGCCTACACCACCGCTGAGCCCGAGTGCTGTCTTCAAAGCATTGCAACCATCACCACCTTACAAATCTGGATCACGGACACAGCAAAAGCGCCCTTCCACTAGTCAGCACAATACTCAGTTCGATCCCGTCGCGTTCAGTCGTAAGATGAGCATGTCTGATGCCAAATACCAAGATGGACGCTTCAGTGCGCACGGCCACACGGAGCCTGCTATCAAAAAGACTACTCCTAGCCCCGGTCCTGGAACAGCTCCTGTCCAAGCGAAAAGCTTGCGAGATTTTCCTTTGCTTACAAAACTTCGCTTGGCTGTAGGAATGGCCTCTGCGAACAAGATACCGGAGATAGCATGTCTTGCAcgagcagctagcgaggaTCTTGAATCTTCCAGTGACACGTCAGACGCATCTGGTGAAGATTctgaagaagaggaagaaatAGAACGCACTCCGGTGGCTATCTTGAACAGTCTCGTCATGCCAGCGAAAAGGAAACTGCAGAGTGAGGGTAACGCTACACCACTTTCTGTAACCTCGTTCGCAGAATCAATGGGGGGCGACTGGCAAGATTTGTATGCATTGCAACTCGACGAGGCAAATCTCAGTACTTTCGAACCCAGTCTATTCGATTGGTCCCTGGTCAACTTCCCTTCTCCGGCTGAACGGGTCGCAACTGGCGCACGCTACAGCTTTCCCGCTCTACTCCCAAGTCCCTCACAGATGCCTGATACGCCTACATCTCAGCCCGATCTCAACTACGAAGTTCCAGAGGAAAAGCCCCTAAATGGAAAGGACATTATTTCGATCACGCAGATCGTGACTGATCAAATTGTGTCGGCAACGCTCGATGTGCTTGGAGAAGACCCATTAACTGAAAATATCTCTGAGGACAGCGCTGCGATAGAGATGCACTGGCAAACAGCCATCAAGGATGTCTTTCCAACGGCCGAGGATTGTGATTTGCCTAAGCTTGTGGGCATCCACGAGGTATTCCAGGACTATGCCGCTCTCGCAAAAGCCCAGCAAAGGCCCCCGGCACGGAAAACCGACGGTCCGGCCATTACGTCAAGCCACATGTATCAAATCAATCCGCCACATCTCAGGGTACGCCGGGCGGATACACATTGGGACCTGCTGCCACCGGCAGTAGCGTTTTGGGAGCCTCTCGGGTTATCGCCAATCAGTTCTCCAAAGAACATTGTTAGCTTTTGTGTGTATCCGCACAGCGATGCTCTACGACCCTGCTTGGAGAATTTTCTTCTTAATCTGCAGTTGGCTTATGACAGCTGCAAGCTCGGCAGTCACAGTCGAGTGGAGACAGTTATGGAGTTTGAAGGAGGTCTTGTTCCTGTCCGAGCTACGACGGCCAGTTCGCCACGGGAGACGTTCAAGCTTCTCAAAGACGCATGCATTCAACTTGGAAGGCTGCTTGCCTTGCAGTATGCCAAGATAAGAGAGCAACAGGACTCTAACATCGATGCATTCGTCATTTACATGATCGATCCTTTTGGTGGCCCGTCGGCTCTATGGGAGCTGTGCTCAGCGTTCTGGTCACTCTTCCAGGCTTACGGACAAGGACCACCAGGACGACCCGAACAACCGCAGAAGCCAGATCTCGTACTTCAGGTTATTCCGATCAAGTACATTGCTTCATTCGATGCCCCTGTCATTCTGGACCCATCCACCTACTTCAATCTCGCACGGGAGGTGTACGATCGATGCCCGCCTAGTGCGCCCAGTGGCGACAAGACATCTCTTAGCATATACTCCGCACCCGCCTTCCATCTCGAGGAGACGCTACCGCGCAACATACCATTCAAGCTCGTAGCGGAGCCCGCGCAGGACCTACTTCGAGAGAACACGTACATGCATCTCGGTTATGCGATTAGTCTTGATGGTACATGGGTAACAGCTGCGTGGACGGACAGCTGCGGCAAATCTCAGGCAGTCGTCTCATATCATCTAGGCACTAGGATGTTTAGAGAGATTGCAAAGGAAATCTGGCAAAACACAATTGAGATTCTGCAGTCTCGACGAGTCAATTGGCGCGTCTGCATCGCCAAAGCCGGAGTCTTGGAAAGAGAAGAACTCGAATCCTGGGTCTTCCTCATCTCATGTCCAACACAAATCAACGTCTTC CAAACACACCAGTCTCAACACCACAAGCCGGCGTCTCCCCTTCAGATCCCGGCCCGGGTCTCACACCAGCCGCAACACCGTCTGCGGACCCCTCCGCCACAGATCCAGCCGCAGACCCCCGAAGCCCGTCTCGTCGACATCACAGACGAAACCTGGGGCATAGTCCTCGCCCACCGCCTCCACAACTCATACTCCACAACGCAATTTAGTCCCGCACTTATCTCTGGTCTGCTCGTCAAGCGCGGCGAGACGCTCCAAACAAGAAACAACATTTTGCACCCCATCCCCGATCCTGAAACAGGTCCTATCGTTGTAGCCGTCAATTTCCTCTGGATCGGCGCT TCCCAACACAACCGGTCTTCCAAACCCGTACCCCTCCAGCACATCAACACCGCAAAGCCCCAGTCCAGGCCCTGGACAACAGGAAGCTGGTCAGAGGAGTACAACAAGTCTCATGTGGACGCCTACACCGCAGACGCGCACGACGGCTGA